A genomic segment from Streptosporangium roseum DSM 43021 encodes:
- the recQ gene encoding DNA helicase RecQ has product MVSPVSGPEVSDALRVLHRVFGYDSFREGQQEIIDHVVAGGDALVLMPTGGGKSLCYQIPALVRDGVGVVVSPLIALMQDQVDALTALGVRAGFLNSTQDHDERRQVESAFLAGELDLLYLAPERLRVDSTLRLLDRGTISLFAIDEAHCVAQWGHDFRPDYLALSALHERWPDVPRIALTATATEATHAEIASRLNLEEARHFVSSFDRPNIQYRIAPKNEPKRQLLKLLRTEHPGDAGIVYCLSRSSVEKTAEFLVQNGISALPYHAGLDARTRAANQARFLREDGLVMVATIAFGMGIDKPDVRFVAHLDLPKSVEGYYQETGRAGRDGLPSVAWLAYGLQDVVQQRKMIDTSEGDETHRRRLGTHLDAMLALCEAVECRRVRLLAYFGQDSTACGNCDTCLTPPESWDGTIAAQKLLSTVLRLLRERRQKFGAGQIIDILLGRKTPKVTQFDHHSLTVFGIGTELGEAEWRGVVRQLLAQGLLTVEGDYGTLLLTEASAEVLSRQRQVLLRREPERAARTRSEPSARAGGARRATPADLPEEAVPVFERLRAWRAATAKEQGVPAYVIFHDATLREIATGVPSSLAELGEVSGVGENKLAKYGRQILDTLAQDAVEPDQALIFP; this is encoded by the coding sequence ATGGTTTCTCCCGTGAGCGGTCCCGAGGTGAGCGACGCGCTGCGAGTGCTGCACCGCGTCTTCGGCTACGACTCGTTCCGGGAAGGGCAGCAAGAGATCATCGACCACGTCGTCGCCGGCGGTGACGCGCTGGTGCTGATGCCGACCGGTGGCGGCAAGTCGCTGTGCTACCAGATCCCCGCCCTCGTGCGGGACGGCGTCGGCGTCGTCGTCTCACCGCTCATCGCCCTCATGCAGGACCAGGTCGACGCCCTGACGGCCCTGGGCGTGCGGGCGGGGTTCCTCAACTCCACGCAGGACCACGACGAGCGCCGTCAGGTCGAGTCCGCCTTCCTGGCGGGTGAGCTGGACCTGCTCTACCTGGCGCCGGAGCGCCTGCGGGTCGATTCGACGCTGCGGCTGCTCGACCGCGGCACGATCTCCCTGTTCGCCATCGACGAGGCGCACTGCGTGGCCCAGTGGGGGCATGACTTCCGGCCCGACTACCTCGCGCTGTCCGCGCTGCACGAGCGCTGGCCCGACGTGCCCCGCATCGCCCTGACGGCGACCGCCACCGAGGCCACCCACGCCGAGATCGCCTCCCGGCTGAACCTGGAGGAAGCCCGCCACTTCGTGTCGAGCTTCGACCGCCCGAACATCCAGTACCGCATCGCGCCGAAGAACGAGCCCAAGCGGCAACTGCTCAAGCTGCTGCGCACCGAGCACCCCGGGGACGCCGGCATCGTCTACTGCCTGTCGCGCTCCTCGGTCGAGAAGACCGCCGAGTTCCTGGTGCAGAACGGCATCTCGGCGCTGCCCTACCACGCGGGGCTCGACGCGCGCACCCGGGCGGCCAACCAGGCGCGGTTCCTGCGGGAGGACGGCCTCGTCATGGTCGCCACCATCGCGTTCGGCATGGGCATCGACAAACCCGACGTGCGGTTCGTCGCCCATCTCGATCTGCCCAAGTCCGTCGAGGGCTACTACCAGGAGACCGGCCGGGCCGGACGTGACGGCCTCCCCTCCGTCGCCTGGCTGGCCTACGGGCTCCAGGACGTCGTGCAGCAGCGCAAGATGATCGACACCTCCGAGGGCGACGAGACCCACCGGCGCCGCCTGGGCACCCATCTCGACGCCATGCTCGCCCTCTGCGAGGCGGTCGAGTGCCGCCGCGTGCGCCTGCTCGCCTACTTCGGCCAGGACAGCACGGCGTGCGGCAACTGCGACACGTGCCTGACGCCGCCGGAGTCGTGGGACGGCACGATCGCCGCCCAGAAACTCCTGTCGACCGTGCTCAGGCTCCTGCGCGAGCGGCGCCAGAAGTTCGGCGCGGGCCAGATCATCGACATCCTGCTCGGCAGGAAGACGCCGAAGGTCACCCAGTTCGACCACCACTCCCTGACGGTGTTCGGCATCGGCACGGAGCTGGGCGAGGCCGAGTGGCGCGGCGTGGTGCGCCAGCTGCTGGCCCAGGGCCTGCTGACCGTCGAGGGCGACTACGGCACGCTGCTGCTCACCGAGGCGAGCGCCGAGGTGCTGAGCCGGCAGCGCCAGGTCCTGCTGCGGCGTGAGCCCGAGCGGGCGGCGCGCACCAGATCCGAGCCGTCGGCACGGGCCGGTGGGGCCCGCCGCGCCACCCCCGCGGACCTGCCCGAGGAGGCCGTGCCGGTGTTCGAGCGGCTCCGCGCCTGGCGCGCGGCCACCGCCAAGGAGCAGGGCGTGCCCGCCTACGTGATCTTCCACGACGCGACCCTGCGCGAGATCGCGACCGGGGTCCCGTCCTCCCTGGCCGAGCTGGGAGAGGTGAGCGGTGTCGGCGAGAACAAACTGGCGAAGTACGGCCGGCAGATCCTGGACACCCTCGCGCAGGACGCCGTCGAGCCCGATCAGGCTCTCATCTTCCCCTGA
- a CDS encoding glycoside hydrolase family 13 protein produces the protein MTQPIVAPCAAPSPVPSAPPSSEWWRDAVIYEIYVRSFADGNGDGIGDLLGVRSRLRYLADLGVDAIWLTPFYPSPMNDGGYDVANYRAVDPRLGTLDDARALVREAHGLGMRVLIDIVPNHTSSEHPWFAEALRDEPGARDRYVFRPGRGQDGAEPPNDWESSFGGPAWTRLPDGSWYLHLFAPEQPDLNWDNPEVRAEFEDVMRFWLDIGVDGFRVDVAHGMVKAEGLPDAGFTGQLKLLGRAPLPFFDQDGVHEILRSWRRLLDSYPGERIGVAEVWPPSPDRLANYVRHDELHQAFNFDYLAADWGAGPLRQVIDASISATDLVGAPTTWVLSNHDQVRHVTRYGGGEQGTRRARAATLLTMALPGSVYLYQGEELGLPEVLDLPDEVLQDPIFLRTAGADRGRDGSRVPIPWAYGESSSGFSPPGADPSWLPIPREWGGQAVIPQLGDPGSVLNLYRNAVRLRRTHPALGRGTMRWLDSPPDTLFFTREPGLLCTVNLGADPVVLESPGTLLLSSGDTRCDGLQAILEPDTAAWWSCTTS, from the coding sequence GTGACGCAACCGATCGTCGCCCCGTGTGCCGCCCCGTCACCCGTCCCGTCCGCGCCCCCGTCATCCGAGTGGTGGCGCGACGCCGTGATCTACGAAATCTACGTGCGCAGTTTCGCCGACGGCAACGGGGACGGCATCGGGGACCTGCTGGGGGTACGCAGCCGCCTGCGCTATCTCGCCGACCTCGGCGTGGACGCCATCTGGCTCACCCCGTTCTACCCGTCCCCGATGAACGACGGCGGGTACGACGTGGCGAACTACCGCGCCGTCGACCCCCGGCTCGGCACCCTCGACGACGCCCGCGCCCTCGTCCGCGAGGCCCACGGCCTGGGCATGCGCGTGCTCATCGACATCGTGCCCAACCACACCTCCTCGGAGCATCCCTGGTTCGCGGAGGCTCTCCGTGACGAGCCCGGGGCCCGGGACCGCTACGTCTTCCGGCCGGGGCGCGGGCAGGACGGGGCCGAACCCCCCAACGACTGGGAGTCGAGCTTCGGCGGGCCCGCCTGGACCCGGCTGCCCGACGGCTCGTGGTACCTCCACCTCTTCGCCCCCGAGCAGCCCGACCTCAACTGGGACAACCCCGAGGTCCGCGCCGAGTTCGAGGACGTGATGCGGTTCTGGCTGGACATCGGCGTGGACGGGTTCCGCGTCGACGTGGCCCACGGCATGGTCAAGGCTGAGGGGCTGCCCGACGCCGGATTCACCGGCCAGCTGAAGCTGCTCGGCCGCGCCCCGCTGCCCTTCTTCGACCAGGACGGCGTGCACGAGATCTTGCGCTCCTGGCGGCGGCTGCTCGACTCCTACCCGGGCGAGCGCATCGGGGTGGCGGAGGTGTGGCCGCCCTCCCCCGACCGGCTGGCCAACTACGTCCGGCACGACGAGCTCCACCAGGCCTTCAACTTCGACTACCTCGCCGCCGACTGGGGAGCCGGCCCGCTGCGCCAGGTGATCGACGCCTCGATCTCCGCCACCGACCTGGTCGGCGCGCCCACCACCTGGGTGCTGTCCAACCACGACCAGGTGCGCCACGTCACCCGCTACGGCGGCGGAGAGCAGGGCACGAGGCGCGCGCGTGCGGCCACCCTGCTCACCATGGCGCTGCCCGGCTCGGTCTACCTCTACCAGGGCGAGGAGCTCGGTCTGCCGGAGGTCCTCGATCTTCCCGACGAGGTGCTGCAGGATCCGATCTTCTTACGTACGGCCGGCGCGGACCGCGGCCGGGACGGCAGCCGCGTGCCGATCCCGTGGGCGTACGGCGAGTCGTCGTCCGGCTTCTCCCCGCCGGGAGCCGACCCGAGCTGGCTGCCGATCCCCCGCGAGTGGGGCGGGCAGGCGGTGATCCCGCAGCTCGGCGACCCCGGGTCGGTCCTCAACCTGTACCGGAACGCCGTACGGCTGCGCCGTACCCACCCCGCCCTGGGCAGGGGGACGATGCGGTGGCTGGACTCGCCGCCGGACACCCTCTTCTTCACCCGCGAGCCGGGACTGCTGTGCACGGTCAACCTGGGCGCCGACCCCGTCGTCCTGGAGTCGCCCGGCACGCTGCTGCTGTCCAGCGGCGACACGCGCTGCGACGGGCTCCAGGCGATCCTGGAGCCCGACACGGCCGCCTGGTGGTCCTGCACCACCTCCTGA
- a CDS encoding serine/threonine-protein kinase, whose translation MIVEPSHIGPYRLEGLLGEGGQGAVYLGVDPSGGRVAIKLLHARLAHDAGNRRRFLREVEAARRVGPFGTAQILDVDVQGSQPYIVSEYIPGESLQQLIAREGPRAAGGTRRLMLATAAALKAIHEAGIVHRDFKPSNVLLGPDGPRVIDFGISLALEGTTMQSSAVVGTPPYMSPEQLRGAAVGPESDVFSWAVTMVFAATGRPAFGQDSMPAVFNRILNHEPDLAGVPPELRGLLGACLAKEPHHRPDAGGLVRLIVGEEAAPPMPQAVTRVREPDPAGERPWGLAFAAQIITTLAVATVFLTVAELDSRQWPDIPVPGTAGLPFWPATLTGLAAGGAIALVLRLLTRRS comes from the coding sequence ATGATCGTCGAACCTTCCCACATTGGCCCATACCGTTTGGAGGGGCTGCTGGGCGAAGGCGGGCAGGGCGCGGTCTACCTCGGAGTCGACCCGTCGGGCGGCCGGGTGGCGATCAAACTCCTGCACGCCAGGCTGGCCCACGACGCCGGCAACCGCCGGCGCTTCCTGCGCGAGGTGGAGGCGGCCCGCCGGGTCGGGCCGTTCGGCACCGCCCAGATCCTGGACGTCGACGTCCAGGGCAGCCAGCCCTACATCGTCAGCGAGTACATCCCCGGCGAATCGCTCCAGCAGCTGATCGCCCGCGAGGGGCCGCGCGCCGCCGGTGGCACGCGCCGCCTGATGCTCGCCACCGCGGCGGCGCTGAAGGCCATCCACGAGGCCGGGATCGTGCACCGCGACTTCAAGCCGAGCAACGTGCTGCTCGGGCCGGACGGGCCGCGCGTCATCGACTTCGGCATCTCCCTCGCGCTGGAGGGCACGACCATGCAGTCCAGCGCCGTGGTCGGCACGCCGCCGTACATGTCGCCCGAGCAACTGCGCGGCGCGGCCGTGGGGCCGGAGTCGGACGTGTTCTCCTGGGCGGTCACCATGGTGTTCGCCGCGACCGGGCGGCCGGCGTTCGGCCAGGACAGCATGCCGGCTGTGTTCAACCGCATCCTCAACCACGAGCCCGACCTGGCCGGCGTCCCGCCGGAGTTGCGAGGCCTGCTGGGCGCGTGCCTGGCCAAGGAGCCGCACCACCGGCCGGACGCGGGCGGGCTGGTGCGGCTCATCGTCGGGGAGGAGGCCGCGCCGCCCATGCCGCAGGCCGTGACACGGGTCCGGGAGCCTGACCCGGCCGGCGAGCGGCCCTGGGGTCTGGCCTTCGCGGCGCAGATCATCACGACCCTCGCCGTCGCGACGGTCTTTTTGACCGTCGCGGAGCTTGACTCCCGGCAGTGGCCGGACATCCCCGTTCCCGGGACGGCCGGCCTGCCGTTCTGGCCCGCGACCCTGACCGGCCTGGCCGCGGGCGGCGCGATCGCGCTGGTGCTGCGCCTGCTGACGAGACGGAGCTGA